One genomic segment of Cydia splendana chromosome 5, ilCydSple1.2, whole genome shotgun sequence includes these proteins:
- the LOC134790877 gene encoding type II inositol 1,4,5-trisphosphate 5-phosphatase, with product MNHDDIKAVVQEKFLSSERVTAFLCDAKVLQPEWVNKDRILAIVEYGDEKAVFCLYTSCYPPKSFTDLSIEVVLPIDSSFKCEIDNKPSDPEAVLYLNLQSRSNKYKFEIEMTPRVDNFVDDLFRGIEAVNKVPRQPEFVWLKKYSGKNDEDIIAESMVVPRRNVAHTLNSAPVAIRESLIKRRMSDKEADYTFTKQFTVFCGTWNVNDKAPVIPLKGWLCVDKEPPDLYAVGFQELDLSKETFLFDQTIREDEWYAAVLNYVDPRAKYVKVEKVRLVGMLLIILIKEKYIHHVRNVVCDTVGTGIMGKMGNKGGVAIRFDLHSTSLCFVNSHLAAHVEEYERRNQDFRDICNRMRFSQLNQQAKAIKDHDHIYWLGDLNYRITELDPTSVKKLVDERNFVTVLEFDQLKQQHKNNQVFVGYTEGTINFKPTYKYDPGTDNWDSSEKNRAPAWCDRIFWRGENVTQLEYRSHPALNISDHKPVSAIFNSFIKIINEDKYKKVYEEVIKQLDKLENELIPQVKVDQTEIDFDTVRYLELQVRTITITNIGKLPVEFEFIKKLDETSFCKDWLIVEPYKKCICADEACEIQLKVLINKTSACKMNAGTDKLYDILVLHLYGGKDIFITINGTYQRSCFGCSIEVLVNLNMPIREVPLGKLIELENKRDQCVSNQSTYSIPKEIWFLVDHIYLHGLKEPNLFEQPGLHSEVLQIRDWLDSGSVDPIPGSIHSVAEALLLLLESTADPIIPYNLQAASLRASANYLQCKQIILELPEFRKNVFLYLCEFLQEALQHSAENGLDSKTLSTLFGAIFLRDNPNQTQEPQSRINKQIIDKKKAQFVYHFLVYDHSDLIFSR from the coding sequence ATGAATCACGACGACATAAAAGCGGTGGTGCAAGAGAAGTTTCTGTCGAGCGAAAGAGTTACAGCATTTTTATGCGACGCCAAAGTCTTGCAGCCGGAATGGGTAAACAAGGACAGAATATTAGCTATCGTCGAGTACGGAGACGAGAAGGCGGTGTTCTGCCTGTACACGTCGTGCTACCCACCTAAATCTTTCACGGATTTATCTATAGAAGTCGTACTACCCATAGACAGCAGTTTCAAATGCGAAATAGATAACAAGCCTTCTGACCCTGAAGCAGTACTGTACCTGAATCTCCAGTCTCGTAGTAATAAGTACAAGTTTGAGATCGAAATGACCCCGCGCGTCGATAACTTCGTTGATGATCTCTTTAGAGGGATAGAAGCTGTGAACAAGGTGCCTAGGCAGCCAGAGTTTGTCTGGCTTAAAAAGTATAGTGGAAAAAATGATGAGGATATTATCGCTGAGAGTATGGTTGTTCCTCGACGTAACGTCGCGCACACGCTTAATTCTGCGCCTGTTGCCATCCGAGAAAGCTTAATCAAGAGAAGGATGTCGGACAAGGAAGCAGACTACACATTTACTAAACAATTTACTGTGTTTTGTGGAACTTGGAATGTTAATGATAAAGCTCCTGTGATTCCCTTGAAGGGATGGCTGTGTGTGGACAAGGAGCCTCCGGACCTGTACGCTGTGGGTTTCCAAGAGCTTGATCTGTCTAAAGAAACATTTCTCTTTGATCAGACAATCAGGGAAGATGAGTGGTATGCGGCCGTATTAAATTATGTTGATCCAAGAGCTAAGTATGTAAAAGTTGAAAAGGTGAGACTTGTTGGCATGTTGTTGATAATCCTTATAaaggaaaaatatatacatCATGTCAGGAATGTTGTGTGTGACACAGTAGGAACTGGTATCATGGGAAAGATGGGGAACAAGGGAGGAGTCGCTATTAGATTTGATCTGCACAGTACTTCCTTGTGCTTTGTGAACTCCCATTTAGCTGCACATGTTGAAGAATACGAGAGGAGGAACCAGGACTTCAGGGACATCTGCAACAGGATGAGGTTCTCACAGCTAAACCAGCAAGCAAAAGCCATCAAAGATCATGACCATATCTACTGGTTAGGTGATCTAAACTATCGAATTACTGAACTAGATCCAACAAGTGTGAAAAAGTTGGTGGATGAACGGAACTTTGTCACCGTCCTTGAGTTTGATCAACTGAAACAACAACACAAAAACAATCAGGTCTTTGTGGGATATACAGAGGGTACTATCAATTTCAAGCCCACTTACAAATATGATCCTGGGACTGATAACTGGGATTCCAGTGAAAAAAACAGGGCTCCTGCCTGGTGCGACAGAATATTCTGGAGAGGAGAGAATGTGACTCAACTGGAATACCGAAGCCACCCGGCTCTCAACATCAGTGACCACAAACCTGTCTCTGCTATATTTAACTcttttatcaaaattattaatGAGGATAAATATAAAAAGGTGTACGAGGAAGTTATTAAACAACTTGACAAACTCGAAAATGAACTCATTCCGCAGGTAAAAGTTGACCAGACTGAAATTGACTTTGACACAGTCAGATACCTAGAGCTCCAAGTACGAACCATCACTATAACTAATATAGGAAAGCTGCCTGTGGAATTTGAATTCATTAAAAAGTTGGATGAGACAAGCTTCTGTAAAGACTGGCTGATAGTGGAGCCATATAAGAAATGCATATGTGCAGATGAGGCATGCGAAATTCAACTTAAAGTACTTATAAATAAGACTTCAGCTTGCAAAATGAATGCAGGGACTGATAAATTGTATGATATCCTGGTGTTGCACTTGTATGGCGGGAAAGATATCTTCATTACAATCAATGGCACATATCAGAGGAGCTGTTTTGGTTGTTCCATTGAAGTTCTTGTGAACCTGAACATGCCCATTCGTGAGGTGCCTTTGGGTAAACTGATTGAGCTTGAAAACAAAAGGGATCAATGTGTTTCTAACCAGTCAACATATTCGATACCGAAAGAGATCTGGTTTTTAGTTGACCACATATACTTGCATGGCTTAAAAGAACCAAACCTGTTTGAACAGCCTGGTTTACACAGTGAGGTGTTACAGATCAGGGATTGGCTGGACAGTGGTTCGGTGGATCCTATTCCGGGCAGTATCCACTCTGTAGCAGAAGCGCTATTATTACTACTAGAGAGCACTGCAGATCCCATTATCCCGTACAATCTACAAGCTGCCAGTCTCCGAGCTTCCGCAAACTATTTACAATGCAAGCAGATAATTTTAGAACTACCTGAATTTAGGAAAAATGTCTTCTTATACTTGTGTGAGTTTTTACAAGAAGCACTTCAACACAGTGCCGAGAACGGTCTTGATTCGAAGACACTATCAACTCTGTTTGGGGCGATATTTCTAAGAGACAACCCTAACCAAACCCAGGAGCCTCAGTCGAGGATAAACAAGCAAATTATTGACAAGAAGAAGGCCCAATTTGTTTACCATTTCTTGGTATATGACCACAGTGACTTAATATTTTCTAGATAA